A single region of the Pyricularia oryzae 70-15 chromosome 4, whole genome shotgun sequence genome encodes:
- a CDS encoding intracellular hyphae protein 1, translating into MQFATITTLLFAGVAAAMPQATPTSAAPPSATSTCTPGPVVDYTVQGNDTLTIVSQKLNSGICNIATLNNLANPNFIALGAVLKVPTAPCVIDNISCLAKQSDNNTCVSGVSPYYTIVSGDTFFLVAQKFNLSVDALQAANVGADPLLLQLNQVINIPICKN; encoded by the exons ATGCAGTTCGCTACCATCACCACCCTCCTCTTTGCCGGCGTTGCCGCCGCCATGCCT CAGGCAACCCCCACCAGCGCCGCCCCTCCCTCGGCGACCTCGACCTGCACGCCGGGCCCCGTGGTCGACTACACGGTGCAGGGCAACGACACGCTGACCATCGTGTCGCAGAAGCTCAACTCGGGCATCTGCAACATCGCGACGCTCAACAACCTGGCCAACCCCAACTTCATCGCGCTGGGCGCCGTGCTCAAGGTGCCGACCGCCCCCTGCGTCATCGACAACATCTCCTGCCTGGCCAAGCAGAGCGACAACAACACGTGCGTCAGCGGCGTCTCCCCCTACTACACCATCGTCTCGGGCGACACCTTCTTCCTGGTCGCCCAAAAGTTCAACCTCAGCGTCGACGCCCTCCAGGCCGCCAACGTCGGCGCCGACCCCCTCCTGCTCCAGCTCAACCAGGTCATCAACATCCCCATCTGCAAGAACTAG